The Fimbriimonadaceae bacterium nucleotide sequence GTGTCCGAGCCCGCGGGGAGCCAGGTCACGCCGAGTGCCCCGCGTCGGTTGATGAACGCTAGCTCCATGAGGTGGCCCTCGTCCCAGCCCACGACCTTGTCGGGAATGCGGACCATTCCCGTTTGGTGAGACCACAAGAACGTCGCTGTGTGAGAAGGACGGTCGTTGTACTTCCCGCTCATCACGTTGCGCTCGTCCAACGCCAGTCCAAGGCTGTCGTAGCGAATGGGAGTCCAGAGCCCTCCGTAGTCTCTGTAATAAGCCCAGATCGACAGCCCCAGCCCCATCGCACCCGCAGAGTTTCCAGCCGAGTTGATGGCGTTGGGGTAAGGCTGGCGGAACGCCCCGGGCGGCTTGGTGAGTTGCATCCCCTTGCCGGGCTCGTAGAAGAACGCCCAGTCCTCCCACTGCCCGTCCACGAGCTCGCCGACGGCCTGGCCATTGTCGTTGATGGCGGTGCCGCGGGAATAGGGAAGGCCGGGGTAGCCGCCGAGGTCGACGATGGTGCCGTCCGCCTTCCAGACGACGGCCTGGTTCTCGGTGAGGCTGAAGGAGTAGCCGACGACGTCGCCGTGCCGGTTGATCCCCGCCGCTCGAGAGTTCAAGTGGCCAGGTAAGGGCGGGAGCTTCTCGAACCCGTTAGCCTTGCTCCAGCGATAGGCGTAAATGTACGACTCCGTGTTCTGGTAGTAGCCGCAGACCCTGCCCTCCTGGACCCCGTAGCCAAAGCAATCCCAATACGGCTCGTTCGGCTCGACGATCTTGTACCCGTCCTCCGGGCTCCAGAGGAACGTCTTCCGCCCGACCCCGACGAGGTTCGCCTCCCCGACGATCCGGTTCTGGTCGTCGATGCCGTAGACCCGCTGCGGCCCCCACCGCCCGCCCGGAAGGTCGCCGCAGTCCACCATCCGGTACCAGTACTCAGGCGGAGGAGAGACGAGGCTCGCCAGATAAAAGGGCAAAAAGAGGCCGACCATCAGCCGTTTGTACTCCCAGACCGGGCCCATTCGTGCGGGCAAAGTCACCTGAAAGCCCTTCGAGCGAAACCGGGAGACATTTCGGGGGGCCGGTCCCGTTAATATAACAACGATGCCGCGCCCGCTCAACCTCGCCTTCCTTGCCCTGGCCAGCCTCGCCCTCGCCCAGGCGCCCCCAAGAGTCTCGCAGGAGCGCTTGCGCGACCACCTGGAGTTCGTGGCAAGCGATCTGATGGAGGGGCGCGACACGCCCTCCCGCGGCCTTGACGTGACCGCGCTCTACTTGGCGACCCAGTGCAAGCTCATGGGTTTGAGGTCGGTCTTGCCGGGCGGCTCCTACTGGCAGACGATCCCGCTTTCCCAGCCACGGGTCGAGGCCGACTCCTTGGTCTTCGAGGTGAACGGGAAGGCGCTACAGGCCGGCACCGACTATGCCCCGCGTCCGACCCAGGGGGCAGCGCAAGGCGAGATGGTCTATTTGGGGAACGGGTGGGTCGTGCCCGCGCAGCGACTCGACCCCTACCAAGGGGTGGATATAAAGGGGAAGATCGCTGTCGTCAACGGCCAGACGCCGGACGGCGTCTCCCTTCGCCGAGGGTCGCAAACCGACGCGGTCGCCCCGGCCCAGGCGGCGCTCCAGCGCGGGGCCGTGGCGATCGTGCAGATCAACCGGCTGCCCGGAGCCGCAAGCATTGAGTCCAGCTATCGCCAGGCCACGCAGTCTCGCCGCGCGAGTCCGCCGGGCGAACCCGGAGGGGCGACGATTCCGACCGTCACGATGACCCAGGCGGCGGCTGACGCGGCCTTTGGGCAGGGCGCCGCAAACGGCGAGATGAAGCCCGGCACCAAACTGGGCAACGGCCGGCTTGAGATCAAAGTGACGGGCACGGACGTCCGGACGCAGAACGTGGTGGCGGTGATCGAGGGGCGCGATCCTCAGCTCAAGGGCGAATACATCGCCATCGGCGCGCACTACGACCACTTGGGCCTGGCGAACCAGGGCGAGGACCGAGTCTTCAACGGGGCCGACGACGATGGTTCCGGCACGGTGTCGCTCCTCGAGATCGCGAGGGTCTTGAGCTTGCCCGAGAACCGTCCCAAACGCTCGGTCGTCTTCGTTTGGCACACGGGCGAGGAGAGAGGGCTTTGGGGCTCGGACTTCTTCACGAAGAACCCGCCTTTCCCGCGGGAGAACATCGTCGCCCAGCTGAACATCGACATGATCGGCCGGTCCCGCACGAGCCCCGACCCAGACCCGAAGTTTCCGCGCCTCACGGCGCGGAACGAAGTGCACGTGGTGGGTGCGCGCCGCCTGAGCACCGAGCTCGGCGACGTGATCTGGGCCGTTAACAAAAAGACGTTCAACCTTTCCTTGAACACGGCCTACGACGCGCCGGACGATCCTGAGCGGATCTACTTCCGCAGCGACCACTACAACTATGCGCGGTATGGCATCCCCGTCGCGTTCTTCTTCAGCGGCATCCACGAGGACTACCACCGGGTCTCGGACGAGGTCGAGAAGATCGACTTCGTAAAGATGGCGGACGTGGCGCAGACGGTGGCGATGGTTGCCAAAGAGCTTGGCAACCGCAAAGACCGGCCGAAGGTCGATAAACCGATCGAGGGTGGCCGGTAGGAAAAGCCCTCTCTCCACCCGGCCACGGGACCATAGGTGTGTCGTACACCCCCCCACACCCCGAAAATGACAAGCTTTCGCGTGTAGGTGCGGTCGATCGGCATCCCGCGGCGCTGTAGGCCGTTAGGCCCACGTCCGGTGGGCGATTCGCGTTAACACGCTATGTGTTTATAGAACTCCTAGCTCTTACAATGGCGTGGTCACACCACCACACCTCCTATGCAAGAAACAGTGATGTTCAGATAGTCTTCCAAATCTTTTATAACGACACAGGTGCCACGGTCGTTGTCGCCGCACATACCGCAACCAACACTCAAGCGTACATTAAGGAGGGCTCAGTAACGGAGAATCCGCCGGTTTGGCCCGATTGGCTTAAGCCGCTTGTATCGAATCAAGTCCAGGCTTCCAGAGAGTTCAACAGCATTAATGTGTTACCGTATTGGACGCTT carries:
- a CDS encoding M28 family peptidase, which codes for MPRPLNLAFLALASLALAQAPPRVSQERLRDHLEFVASDLMEGRDTPSRGLDVTALYLATQCKLMGLRSVLPGGSYWQTIPLSQPRVEADSLVFEVNGKALQAGTDYAPRPTQGAAQGEMVYLGNGWVVPAQRLDPYQGVDIKGKIAVVNGQTPDGVSLRRGSQTDAVAPAQAALQRGAVAIVQINRLPGAASIESSYRQATQSRRASPPGEPGGATIPTVTMTQAAADAAFGQGAANGEMKPGTKLGNGRLEIKVTGTDVRTQNVVAVIEGRDPQLKGEYIAIGAHYDHLGLANQGEDRVFNGADDDGSGTVSLLEIARVLSLPENRPKRSVVFVWHTGEERGLWGSDFFTKNPPFPRENIVAQLNIDMIGRSRTSPDPDPKFPRLTARNEVHVVGARRLSTELGDVIWAVNKKTFNLSLNTAYDAPDDPERIYFRSDHYNYARYGIPVAFFFSGIHEDYHRVSDEVEKIDFVKMADVAQTVAMVAKELGNRKDRPKVDKPIEGGR